The following are encoded in a window of Amycolatopsis lexingtonensis genomic DNA:
- a CDS encoding glutamyl-tRNA reductase yields MSVLAVGLSHRSAELSTLERAAIPAPEVGKVLDELQQAQHVSEVMLVSTCNRIEVYAVVETFHGGLNDVSEVLARQAGMEPAELYDSLYVHYAGAAVEHLFSVTSGLDSMVVGETQILGQIRSAYATAREAGTVGRTLHELIQTTLRVGKRVHTETGLDQLGASVVSEALAAAGDVAGKHAVIVGAGSMGALSASQLRKAGIGEITVANRTDARARRLAANVTEQGVPARAVPLSGVADAVRDADIVICCTGAQDAVFTPEHVLPRGGRALVVCDLGLPRDVDPSVGELAGVRVVDLATIQRRMREAGTPTTERQTAKATGIVLDEVRDYLAGQRSAEVTPTVTALRKRAAEVVDAELLRLDNRLPELDAGVREEVGRTVRRVVDKLLHAPTVRVKQLAAETVDTDYANALRELFCLDPQAPAAVASPKPPPEKK; encoded by the coding sequence ATGAGCGTGTTGGCGGTCGGTCTTTCGCACCGGAGTGCTGAGCTGAGCACGCTGGAGCGCGCCGCGATCCCCGCGCCCGAGGTCGGCAAGGTGCTCGACGAGCTGCAGCAGGCCCAGCACGTCAGCGAGGTCATGCTCGTCTCGACGTGCAACCGGATCGAGGTCTACGCGGTCGTCGAGACCTTCCACGGCGGCCTCAACGACGTCTCCGAGGTGCTCGCCCGGCAGGCCGGGATGGAACCCGCGGAGCTCTACGACAGCCTGTACGTCCACTACGCCGGCGCCGCCGTCGAGCACCTGTTCTCGGTCACCTCGGGCCTCGACTCGATGGTCGTCGGCGAGACGCAGATCCTCGGCCAGATCCGGTCCGCCTACGCCACCGCGCGCGAGGCCGGCACCGTCGGCCGCACGCTCCACGAGCTGATCCAGACGACGCTGCGCGTCGGCAAGCGCGTCCACACCGAGACCGGGCTGGACCAGCTCGGCGCGTCGGTCGTGTCCGAGGCGCTCGCCGCGGCCGGTGACGTCGCGGGCAAGCACGCCGTCATCGTCGGCGCCGGCTCGATGGGCGCGCTGAGCGCGTCGCAGCTGCGCAAGGCCGGGATCGGCGAGATCACCGTGGCCAACCGCACCGACGCCCGCGCCCGCCGGCTCGCCGCGAACGTCACCGAGCAGGGCGTGCCGGCCCGCGCGGTCCCGCTGTCCGGCGTCGCCGACGCGGTGCGCGACGCCGACATCGTGATCTGCTGCACCGGCGCGCAGGACGCCGTCTTCACACCGGAGCACGTGCTGCCCCGCGGCGGCCGCGCACTGGTCGTCTGCGACCTCGGCCTGCCGCGCGACGTCGACCCGTCGGTCGGCGAGCTCGCCGGCGTGCGCGTGGTCGACCTCGCCACGATCCAGCGCCGGATGCGCGAAGCCGGCACCCCGACCACCGAGCGCCAGACGGCCAAGGCGACCGGGATCGTCCTCGACGAGGTGCGCGACTACCTCGCCGGGCAGCGCAGCGCCGAGGTGACCCCGACCGTGACGGCGTTGCGCAAGCGCGCGGCCGAGGTCGTCGACGCCGAGCTGCTGCGGCTGGACAACCGGCTCCCCGAGCTCGACGCCGGGGTCCGCGAAGAAGTCGGCCGCACGGTCCGCCGGGTGGTCGACAAGCTGCTCCACGCGCCGACGGTGCGGGTCAAGCAGCTGGCCGCCGAGACGGTCGACACCGACTACGCGAACGCGTTGCGAGAACTGTTCTGCCTCGACCCGCAGGCACCGGCCGCCGTGGCGAGCCCGAAGCCCCCACCAGAGAAGAAGTAG
- a CDS encoding lysophospholipid acyltransferase family protein — protein MSRPHDWDELGSEAETVGGAEAQVIPLHGPGREKPGAPEAERDHREEAPVVAFPRADQPSPEEPLSAAARSALGFIRDRLTGDYTVDEFGFDAELTDAVFLPPLRALYKNWFRVETHGVEHLPASGGALLVSNHSGTIPLDSLMTAVAVHDETGGRHLRGLGADLVFQVPLVGSFARKSGQTLACHADAERLLRKGELVGVWPEGFKGVGKPFSSRYKLQRFGRGGFVSAALKAGVPIIPVSVIGAEEIYPKLGDIKVLARMLGLPYFPVTPFFPHFGLLGALPLPTKWSIEFGEPIRTDEFEPEAVDDPMLVFQLTDQVRESIQQALYQRLSQRKSVFRG, from the coding sequence GTGAGCAGGCCGCACGACTGGGACGAGCTGGGAAGCGAGGCGGAGACGGTGGGCGGTGCCGAAGCGCAGGTCATCCCCCTGCACGGACCGGGCCGGGAAAAGCCGGGAGCGCCGGAGGCCGAACGCGACCACCGTGAAGAGGCACCGGTCGTCGCCTTCCCGCGCGCGGACCAGCCGTCCCCCGAGGAGCCCCTTTCGGCCGCCGCGCGCTCGGCGCTCGGCTTCATCCGCGACCGCCTGACCGGCGACTACACCGTCGACGAGTTCGGCTTCGACGCCGAGCTGACCGACGCGGTGTTCCTGCCGCCGCTGCGCGCGCTGTACAAGAACTGGTTCCGCGTCGAGACCCACGGCGTCGAGCACCTCCCGGCTTCGGGCGGCGCGCTGCTGGTGTCGAACCACTCGGGCACGATCCCGCTCGACTCGCTGATGACGGCGGTCGCGGTGCACGACGAGACCGGCGGCCGCCACCTGCGCGGCCTCGGCGCCGACCTGGTGTTCCAGGTCCCGCTGGTGGGGTCGTTCGCGCGCAAGTCCGGCCAGACGCTGGCGTGCCACGCGGACGCGGAACGCCTGCTGCGCAAGGGCGAGCTGGTCGGCGTGTGGCCGGAGGGTTTCAAGGGCGTCGGCAAGCCGTTCTCGTCCCGCTACAAGCTCCAGCGCTTCGGCCGCGGCGGCTTCGTGTCGGCCGCGCTGAAGGCCGGCGTGCCGATCATCCCGGTATCGGTGATCGGCGCCGAGGAGATCTACCCGAAGCTCGGCGACATCAAGGTGCTGGCCCGGATGCTGGGCCTGCCGTACTTCCCGGTGACGCCGTTCTTCCCGCACTTCGGCCTGCTGGGCGCGCTCCCGCTGCCGACGAAGTGGAGCATCGAGTTCGGCGAGCCGATCCGCACGGACGAGTTCGAGCCGGAGGCCGTGGACGACCCGATGCTGGTGTTCCAGCTGACCGACCAGGTCCGCGAGTCGATCCAGCAGGCCCTGTACCAGCGGCTTTCCCAGCGGAAGTCGGTTTTCCGCGGCTGA
- a CDS encoding molybdopterin-dependent oxidoreductase, with amino-acid sequence MSTLQDAPPEAPRRLSLPVATLIGILALAAALGVGHLVAGFVGYTASPFIAVANYVIDHSPTGIVKWAERTLGTWDKPVLKVGLAVVLVLFALLAGQLSRRTPRAGQILVFVLGAAGVAAVFARSDLGQVSLLAPVAALVAGLAVFTWLHRIALPPDVVDDRGFDRRKFLRAGVGVVAGSGVAAVVGQVAGTSSNAEESRATVGPLVPARTAPPLPADADFAKLGSPPFITPNGDFYRIDTALVVPQIRTEDWSLRIHGMVDREVTFSYADIRNRPLVERRVTLTCVSNEVGGPLISNASWIGVDLVDLLDEAGVRAGAEQMFATSVDGWTCGTPANVALDPQRGAMLAIGMNGEPLPVEHGFPARLVIPGLYGYVSATKWVESLEFTKWSDRQAYWLSRGWSEQAPIKTESRIDTPSGFARVPAGKVRLAGTAWAQHTGIAKVEVRLDQGPWQPATLSAEVSKDTWRMWWIELDVPKGTHQAFVRATDQDGYTQTENRADPVPDGATGWHSVSLDAS; translated from the coding sequence GTGAGCACTCTGCAGGACGCGCCGCCCGAAGCGCCCCGGCGGCTTTCGCTGCCGGTCGCGACCCTGATCGGGATCCTCGCGCTGGCCGCCGCGCTCGGCGTGGGGCACCTGGTCGCGGGCTTCGTCGGGTACACGGCGTCGCCGTTCATCGCCGTGGCGAACTACGTCATCGACCACAGCCCGACCGGCATCGTGAAGTGGGCCGAGCGGACGCTGGGCACCTGGGACAAGCCGGTGCTCAAGGTCGGGCTCGCCGTGGTGCTGGTCCTGTTCGCGCTGCTGGCCGGGCAGCTTTCGCGCCGGACGCCGCGTGCCGGGCAGATCCTGGTCTTCGTGCTCGGCGCGGCCGGGGTCGCCGCCGTGTTCGCGCGCTCCGACCTCGGGCAGGTGTCGCTGCTCGCGCCGGTCGCCGCCCTGGTCGCCGGGCTCGCGGTGTTCACCTGGCTGCACCGGATCGCGCTGCCGCCGGACGTTGTCGATGACCGGGGCTTCGACCGCCGGAAGTTCCTGCGCGCCGGCGTCGGCGTCGTCGCGGGTTCGGGCGTCGCGGCGGTGGTCGGCCAGGTGGCCGGGACCAGCTCGAACGCCGAGGAGTCCCGGGCCACCGTCGGGCCGCTGGTGCCCGCGCGCACCGCGCCGCCGCTGCCCGCGGACGCCGACTTCGCGAAGCTGGGCTCACCGCCGTTCATCACGCCGAACGGCGACTTCTACCGCATCGACACCGCGCTGGTCGTGCCGCAGATCCGGACCGAGGACTGGAGCCTGCGCATCCACGGGATGGTCGACCGCGAGGTGACGTTCTCCTACGCCGACATCCGCAACCGGCCGCTGGTCGAACGCCGGGTGACGCTGACGTGCGTGTCCAACGAGGTCGGCGGCCCGCTGATCTCGAACGCCAGCTGGATCGGCGTCGACCTGGTGGACCTGCTGGACGAAGCCGGCGTGCGGGCGGGCGCGGAGCAGATGTTCGCCACCAGCGTCGACGGCTGGACGTGCGGCACCCCGGCGAACGTCGCCCTCGACCCCCAGCGCGGCGCGATGCTGGCGATCGGCATGAACGGCGAACCCCTCCCGGTCGAGCACGGCTTCCCGGCGCGGCTCGTGATCCCCGGGCTGTACGGGTACGTGTCGGCGACGAAGTGGGTCGAGTCGCTGGAGTTCACCAAGTGGAGCGACCGGCAGGCGTACTGGCTCAGCCGCGGCTGGAGCGAGCAGGCGCCGATCAAGACGGAGTCGCGCATCGACACGCCGTCGGGGTTCGCCCGCGTCCCGGCCGGGAAGGTCCGGCTGGCGGGGACGGCGTGGGCCCAGCACACCGGCATCGCGAAGGTCGAGGTCCGGCTGGACCAGGGGCCGTGGCAGCCGGCGACGCTCTCGGCCGAGGTGAGCAAGGACACCTGGCGGATGTGGTGGATCGAGCTGGACGTGCCGAAGGGGACGCACCAGGCGTTCGTCCGGGCGACGGACCAGGACGGGTACACGCAGACGGAGAACCGCGCGGACCCGGTCCCCGACGGCGCGACCGGCTGGCACTCGGTGAGCCTCGACGCGAGCTGA
- a CDS encoding DUF5667 domain-containing protein: MRFARERAESDRFARALEPSPVRRDGEFADELALVGALRDLGAAGAPDLATRQRIRAEIAGRLETAAAIPRRRWRPRTADLVAAALFLVLALSGLTLVLSRSALPGDALYSVKRAGESTALSLTFGDQAKAHKHLEFATNRITELGELAEEGASQADYRTAYDDFAADLKAGVAQLAAVATSDGGGAQALADVRLWARNQAARLAAQPQPADAVPVFGDVRDLLGKVQERTSGLVARLNCYEITTGTSDELGLLPATGECTARPAPAAGQQPSPAPSSSTPGESTAPLATGTQLPPSDAAATPGIPAPTGGVTPPPVYGQPPVTTRPPSTAPTTSTPPLVSIPPLLPGLPPIVIG; this comes from the coding sequence GTGAGGTTTGCGCGTGAGCGAGCCGAGAGCGACCGGTTCGCGCGTGCCCTGGAGCCGTCCCCGGTACGCCGGGACGGCGAGTTCGCCGACGAGCTCGCTCTCGTCGGCGCGCTGCGCGACCTCGGCGCCGCCGGGGCCCCGGACCTGGCGACCCGGCAGCGGATCCGCGCGGAGATCGCGGGCCGCCTGGAGACGGCGGCGGCCATCCCGCGTCGGAGGTGGCGGCCGCGGACCGCCGACCTGGTGGCCGCCGCGCTCTTCCTGGTCCTGGCGCTCTCGGGCCTGACGCTCGTGCTGTCCAGGAGCGCGTTGCCCGGTGACGCGCTGTACAGCGTGAAGCGAGCCGGGGAATCGACGGCGCTGAGCCTGACGTTCGGCGACCAGGCGAAGGCGCACAAGCACCTGGAGTTCGCCACCAACCGGATCACCGAGCTCGGCGAGCTGGCCGAAGAAGGCGCGAGCCAGGCCGACTACCGGACCGCGTACGACGACTTCGCCGCCGACCTGAAGGCGGGCGTCGCCCAGCTGGCCGCGGTGGCGACGAGCGACGGCGGCGGGGCGCAGGCGCTGGCCGACGTCCGGCTGTGGGCGCGCAACCAGGCGGCGCGGCTGGCGGCACAGCCGCAGCCGGCGGACGCGGTGCCGGTGTTCGGCGACGTCCGCGACCTGCTGGGCAAGGTCCAGGAGCGCACGAGCGGCCTGGTGGCGCGGCTGAACTGCTACGAGATCACCACCGGCACGTCCGACGAGCTGGGGCTGCTCCCGGCGACCGGCGAGTGCACGGCACGGCCGGCCCCGGCCGCGGGCCAGCAACCCTCGCCCGCGCCGAGTTCGTCGACGCCGGGCGAAAGCACCGCGCCGCTCGCGACGGGCACGCAGCTGCCGCCCTCGGACGCGGCGGCCACCCCGGGCATCCCGGCGCCGACCGGCGGCGTGACGCCCCCGCCGGTGTACGGCCAGCCGCCGGTGACCACCCGGCCGCCGTCGACGGCCCCGACGACGTCCACGCCGCCGCTGGTTTCGATCCCGCCGTTGCTGCCGGGTCTGCCGCCGATCGTGATCGGCTGA
- the hemC gene encoding hydroxymethylbilane synthase: MGTRGSKLALTQTGTVADALRATGVEVEIVTVTTPGDKSMAPISTIGVGVFTSALREALLRNEVDVIVHSYKDLPTAPEPGITLAAVPPREDPRDALIARDGLTLGELPPGSTVGTGAARRTAQLRALGLGLEIVPIRGNIDTRMRKVTDGELDAVVLARAGLARVGLVEAITETLDPIQMLPAPAQGALAVECRSADVDIEQLLASTVDDEGTRVAVTAERALLAALEAGCSAPVGALAEIVEDLDAEGKVVERISLRGTAAAEGENGAVDMVRASALADKDQAAQLGKDLAAELLDLGAGVFSGPAQ; this comes from the coding sequence ATGGGTACGCGCGGTTCGAAGCTCGCGCTGACCCAGACCGGGACCGTCGCCGACGCCCTGCGCGCCACCGGCGTCGAGGTCGAGATCGTCACGGTGACCACTCCCGGTGACAAGTCGATGGCGCCGATCTCGACGATCGGCGTCGGCGTGTTCACCTCCGCGCTGCGGGAAGCCTTGCTGCGCAACGAGGTCGACGTCATCGTCCACTCCTACAAGGACCTGCCGACCGCGCCGGAGCCGGGCATCACGCTCGCCGCCGTGCCGCCGCGCGAAGACCCGCGGGACGCGCTGATCGCGCGTGACGGGCTGACTTTGGGCGAGCTGCCGCCGGGCTCCACGGTGGGCACCGGGGCCGCGCGGCGCACCGCGCAGCTGCGTGCGCTGGGTCTCGGTTTGGAAATCGTGCCGATTCGCGGCAATATCGACACCCGCATGCGCAAGGTGACCGACGGCGAGCTCGATGCCGTGGTGCTCGCGCGTGCCGGACTGGCCAGGGTCGGACTGGTCGAGGCGATCACCGAGACCCTCGACCCGATCCAGATGCTGCCCGCGCCCGCCCAGGGCGCGCTGGCGGTGGAGTGCCGGTCCGCCGACGTGGACATCGAGCAGCTGCTCGCGTCCACAGTGGACGACGAGGGCACGCGGGTCGCGGTGACGGCCGAGCGGGCCCTGCTGGCCGCGCTCGAGGCGGGGTGCAGCGCGCCGGTGGGCGCGCTCGCCGAGATCGTCGAAGATCTCGACGCCGAGGGCAAGGTCGTGGAACGGATCTCGCTGCGCGGCACCGCCGCGGCCGAAGGGGAGAACGGCGCGGTGGACATGGTCCGGGCCTCCGCGCTGGCCGACAAGGACCAGGCTGCCCAGCTGGGCAAGGACCTGGCCGCCGAGCTGCTGGACCTGGGTGCCGGAGTCTTCTCCGGCCCTGCTCAGTAG
- a CDS encoding redox-sensing transcriptional repressor Rex translates to MVTQRGRRDAADSPGRVPRRPRRPSTPDADNAPTAEMPAVPADAGGRNGDAPEAVRAKQIPEAAVARLAVYLRVLSGMRDQGATTVSSEELSQAAGVNSAKLRKDLSYLGSYGTRGVGYEVGVLVSQIERILGLTRQHKVAVVGIGNLGHALANYGGFPGRGFPVEALFDLDADLIGVPVGGLPVSHMDDIPRICAERGISIGVIATPPTAAQSVCDRLVAGGVQCILNFAPVVLQVPAHIEVRKVDLAVELQILSFHVARRADDAAGDQGNSGLRGPGAPSENGSGGRNGSGPDGGREMVVRS, encoded by the coding sequence GTGGTGACACAGCGGGGGAGGCGCGACGCGGCGGACTCCCCGGGCCGGGTGCCGCGACGGCCCCGCCGCCCGAGCACCCCGGACGCCGACAACGCCCCCACCGCGGAGATGCCCGCCGTACCCGCCGACGCCGGCGGCCGCAACGGGGATGCCCCCGAGGCCGTCCGGGCGAAGCAGATCCCCGAAGCGGCGGTCGCGCGGCTCGCCGTCTACCTGCGGGTGCTGTCCGGGATGCGCGACCAGGGCGCCACGACGGTGTCGAGCGAAGAGCTGTCCCAAGCCGCGGGCGTCAATTCCGCGAAATTGCGCAAGGACCTTTCCTACCTCGGGTCCTACGGCACGCGCGGCGTCGGCTACGAAGTCGGCGTCCTGGTGAGCCAGATCGAGCGGATCCTCGGCCTGACCCGGCAGCACAAGGTGGCCGTGGTCGGCATCGGCAACCTGGGGCACGCGCTGGCGAACTACGGCGGCTTCCCGGGGCGCGGGTTCCCGGTGGAAGCGCTGTTCGACCTGGACGCGGACCTGATCGGCGTGCCGGTCGGCGGCCTCCCGGTGTCGCACATGGACGACATTCCGCGGATCTGCGCCGAGCGCGGTATCTCCATCGGCGTGATCGCCACCCCGCCGACCGCCGCGCAATCGGTGTGTGACCGTCTGGTCGCGGGCGGTGTCCAGTGCATCCTCAACTTCGCCCCGGTCGTGTTGCAGGTTCCTGCTCACATCGAGGTCCGCAAAGTGGATTTGGCCGTCGAGCTGCAGATACTCTCGTTCCACGTGGCCCGCCGCGCGGACGACGCCGCCGGTGATCAGGGCAATTCCGGATTACGCGGTCCCGGTGCGCCGTCCGAGAATGGAAGCGGCGGGCGGAACGGTTCGGGTCCGGACGGCGGACGGGAAATGGTGGTGCGCTCATGA
- a CDS encoding glutaredoxin family protein — protein MAHEVTVMGREGCHLCEVAEAEVARICGELGVTWKAEDVDTDPEWRAEYGDRVPVILVDGAEHGYWRVEEDRLRRALA, from the coding sequence ATGGCGCACGAAGTGACGGTCATGGGCCGCGAGGGCTGCCACCTCTGCGAGGTCGCGGAGGCCGAGGTCGCGCGGATCTGCGGGGAGCTCGGCGTCACGTGGAAGGCCGAGGACGTCGACACCGACCCGGAGTGGCGCGCGGAGTACGGCGACCGCGTCCCGGTGATCCTGGTCGACGGCGCCGAGCACGGCTACTGGCGCGTCGAAGAGGACCGGCTCCGGCGAGCACTCGCCTGA
- a CDS encoding sigma-70 family RNA polymerase sigma factor, which produces MTVPTAAVSRGPVFMFAERVFGRSSAVPVSRQASDDERAEAAKAEAWELVRAAQDGDSSAFGRLYDRYVDVVYRYVLFRLGDRDLAEDVTSETFLRALRRITSVSYQGRDVGAWFVTIARNLVLDHVKSSRFKLEVVTDEVTEPGSAPFSVGATAQAGPEQEAITRATRAELLRCVAELGDDQRECIILRFLQGLSVAETAEIMNRNEGAIKALQHRAVRRLAQLLPTGLR; this is translated from the coding sequence ATGACCGTGCCGACCGCCGCCGTCAGCCGCGGGCCCGTCTTCATGTTCGCCGAGCGCGTGTTCGGCCGCTCCTCGGCCGTGCCCGTGAGCAGGCAGGCGTCCGACGACGAGCGCGCCGAGGCCGCGAAGGCCGAAGCCTGGGAGCTCGTGCGCGCCGCCCAGGACGGCGACTCGTCCGCCTTCGGCCGGCTCTACGACCGCTACGTCGACGTCGTCTACCGGTACGTGCTGTTCCGGCTCGGCGACCGCGACCTGGCCGAGGACGTCACCAGCGAGACGTTCCTGCGCGCCCTGCGCCGGATCACGTCGGTGAGCTACCAGGGCCGTGACGTCGGCGCCTGGTTCGTCACCATCGCCCGCAACCTCGTGCTCGACCACGTGAAGTCGAGCCGGTTCAAGCTCGAAGTGGTCACCGACGAGGTGACCGAGCCGGGCTCGGCGCCGTTCAGCGTCGGCGCGACCGCGCAGGCGGGCCCCGAGCAGGAGGCCATCACCCGCGCGACCCGCGCCGAGCTGCTGCGCTGCGTCGCGGAACTGGGCGACGACCAGCGGGAATGCATCATCCTGCGGTTCCTGCAGGGCCTGTCGGTGGCGGAGACGGCCGAGATCATGAACCGCAACGAGGGCGCGATCAAGGCGCTGCAGCACCGCGCGGTACGCCGATTGGCACAACTTCTGCCCACGGGATTGCGCTGA
- a CDS encoding AMP-binding protein — MSAPEGTTAGVGGLLSRSAATWPDHPAVLETGTGLGLTHRQLEAAAQAQAQALADAGVAPGDPVALRLPTSVDFAVAFFGALRAGAVVVPLSPQVPGPELAKLLAHSGAKVVIQRDADAELPAGVSGLTPRSDPDGVIEFVDAGRGGEDIAVVSYTSGTTGPPRGVMLSHRALLANLEQLGHVEGVLEHDDRVLLTIPLFHVYGLGPGLLHAVAVGATAVLSERFEAQRTLDDCAKHGVTTITGVPTMYAEFAALGADELRRGLATVRRMTSGAAPLHPRVLTAIREGAGVDVYEGYGLTECAPVVTSTLVTGYPKPGSVGRPLPGIELRLVDSDGTDQAVPLDPDDVDDVFEAEGETGLVSIRGANLFSGYWPDGEHGPDDEGWFRTGDVGYLDVDGDLHLVDRANDLIIVNGFNVFPREVEEVIGQLPEVAEAAVVGVVDERSGEAVKAFVVPAAGAALSEQQVVDHCAGHLAGYKVPHLVEFAESLPHSATGKLRRLRLR; from the coding sequence GTGAGTGCTCCAGAGGGGACGACGGCGGGGGTCGGCGGGCTGCTTTCCCGGTCCGCGGCCACGTGGCCGGACCACCCGGCCGTGCTCGAGACCGGCACTGGCCTGGGCCTGACGCACCGGCAGCTCGAAGCCGCGGCCCAGGCCCAGGCCCAGGCACTCGCGGACGCGGGGGTCGCGCCCGGCGACCCGGTCGCGCTGCGGCTGCCGACTTCGGTCGATTTCGCGGTCGCCTTCTTCGGCGCGCTGCGCGCCGGCGCGGTCGTCGTGCCGCTGTCGCCGCAGGTGCCCGGCCCGGAGCTCGCGAAGCTGCTCGCGCACAGCGGTGCCAAGGTTGTCATCCAGCGGGACGCGGACGCGGAGCTGCCGGCCGGGGTGAGCGGTCTCACTCCGCGAAGCGACCCGGATGGAGTAATCGAATTCGTCGATGCGGGCCGCGGCGGCGAGGACATCGCCGTCGTTTCCTACACCTCGGGCACCACCGGCCCACCGCGCGGCGTGATGCTGTCGCACCGCGCGCTGCTGGCGAACCTGGAGCAGCTCGGCCACGTCGAAGGCGTCCTGGAGCACGACGACCGCGTGCTGCTCACCATCCCGCTCTTCCACGTCTACGGCCTGGGGCCCGGCCTGCTGCACGCCGTCGCCGTCGGCGCGACCGCCGTCCTGTCCGAGCGCTTCGAAGCGCAGCGCACCCTGGACGACTGCGCGAAGCACGGCGTCACCACGATCACCGGCGTCCCGACCATGTACGCCGAGTTCGCCGCGCTCGGCGCCGACGAGCTGCGCCGCGGCCTGGCCACCGTGCGCCGGATGACTTCGGGCGCCGCGCCGCTGCACCCGAGGGTGCTGACCGCCATCCGCGAGGGCGCCGGCGTCGACGTCTACGAGGGCTACGGCCTCACCGAATGCGCGCCGGTGGTGACGTCGACGCTGGTCACGGGCTACCCGAAGCCGGGGTCGGTCGGCCGTCCGCTGCCCGGGATCGAGCTGCGGCTGGTCGACAGCGACGGCACCGACCAGGCCGTGCCACTCGACCCGGACGACGTCGACGACGTCTTCGAGGCCGAAGGCGAAACCGGGCTGGTGTCGATCCGCGGCGCGAACCTCTTCTCCGGCTACTGGCCGGACGGCGAGCACGGGCCGGACGACGAGGGCTGGTTCCGCACCGGCGACGTCGGCTACCTCGACGTCGACGGCGACCTGCACCTGGTCGACCGGGCCAACGACCTGATCATCGTCAACGGCTTCAACGTCTTCCCGCGGGAGGTCGAGGAGGTCATCGGGCAGCTGCCGGAGGTGGCCGAGGCCGCCGTCGTCGGGGTCGTGGACGAGCGCAGCGGTGAGGCGGTCAAGGCGTTCGTGGTGCCGGCGGCCGGGGCGGCGCTGTCCGAGCAGCAGGTCGTCGACCACTGCGCGGGCCACCTGGCCGGGTACAAGGTGCCGCACCTGGTCGAGTTCGCCGAGTCGCTGCCGCACTCGGCCACCGGGAAGCTGCGCCGCCTGCGGCTGCGGTAG
- a CDS encoding HAD family hydrolase encodes MSAWRGRDKSQELERLATLAGEASAEAAHARVVAEPPAPPAPPDLTAAAFFDVDNTMMMGASIFYFARGLAARKFFTSSDLAGFVWGQIKFRLGGRENKEDIKSHRERALSFVAGRTVAELTSISEEIYDELMADKIWSGTRALAQMHLDAGQRVWLVTATPIELAAIISRRLGLTGALGTVAETRDGVYTGRLVGDLLHGRAKAHAVRALASREGLNLKRCTAYSDSANDIPMLSAVGTAVAVNPDGGLRDVARARGWEIRDFRTGRKAAKIGVPSVLGAGALAGAVAAGMAYRRR; translated from the coding sequence GTGTCAGCGTGGCGTGGCAGGGATAAGAGTCAGGAGCTGGAACGGCTCGCCACGCTCGCGGGCGAGGCCTCGGCCGAGGCCGCCCACGCCCGCGTGGTCGCCGAACCCCCCGCCCCGCCCGCACCGCCGGACCTCACGGCGGCCGCGTTCTTCGACGTCGACAACACGATGATGATGGGCGCGTCGATCTTCTACTTCGCCCGCGGGCTCGCGGCGCGCAAGTTCTTCACCTCGTCCGACCTGGCGGGTTTCGTCTGGGGCCAGATCAAGTTCCGGCTCGGCGGCCGCGAGAACAAAGAGGACATCAAGAGCCACCGCGAGCGCGCACTGTCCTTTGTGGCCGGCCGCACGGTGGCGGAGCTGACGTCGATCAGCGAAGAGATCTACGACGAGCTGATGGCGGACAAGATCTGGTCCGGCACGCGCGCGCTGGCCCAGATGCACCTCGACGCGGGCCAGCGCGTCTGGCTGGTGACGGCGACCCCGATCGAGCTGGCGGCGATCATCTCCCGCCGCCTGGGCCTCACCGGCGCGCTCGGCACGGTCGCCGAGACCCGTGACGGCGTGTACACCGGCCGCCTGGTGGGCGACCTGCTGCACGGCCGCGCGAAGGCACACGCGGTGCGGGCGCTGGCGTCCCGCGAAGGGCTGAACCTCAAGCGCTGCACGGCTTATTCGGACTCGGCCAACGACATCCCGATGCTGTCCGCGGTGGGCACGGCGGTGGCGGTCAACCCGGACGGCGGCCTGCGCGACGTCGCCCGCGCCCGCGGCTGGGAGATCCGCGACTTCCGCACCGGCCGCAAGGCGGCGAAGATCGGCGTGCCGTCGGTGCTGGGCGCCGGGGCGCTGGCGGGCGCGGTGGCGGCGGGCATGGCCTACCGCCGCCGCTGA